A window from Candidatus Kuenenbacteria bacterium encodes these proteins:
- a CDS encoding UTP--glucose-1-phosphate uridylyltransferase, with protein sequence MKQKIRKVVIPVAGFGTRFLPATKAMPKEILPVVDKPIIQFVVEEAVSAGIKDVILVTGWHKRIIEDHFDYPYELEKRLEEAGKQEQLKEIRRIAGMANFIYVRQKGPYGNGTPVLNAKHIIGDEPFLVLWGDELFDAEPSRSKQLLKVWDKYQKPVITGMEPRSKEDAESYGVIYGKTVEDGIWEVKGFEEKPGAKRVKMPFLTSPSGYILTPDIFPILEKQKAGRGGEVWLVDAIRKLSEQKPVYACRLKNTVWCDTGNKLEYIKTIIRFAMKRKEYSSELRKYIKEILNNKN encoded by the coding sequence ATGAAGCAGAAAATTCGTAAAGTGGTAATACCAGTGGCTGGATTTGGTACCAGATTTTTGCCGGCAACCAAGGCGATGCCCAAAGAGATTTTGCCAGTGGTAGACAAGCCGATTATCCAGTTCGTGGTAGAGGAGGCAGTATCAGCTGGCATTAAAGACGTGATACTCGTGACTGGTTGGCACAAAAGGATTATTGAAGATCATTTTGATTATCCATATGAGCTGGAGAAACGGCTTGAAGAGGCAGGTAAGCAAGAACAGCTCAAGGAGATAAGACGGATTGCTGGGATGGCCAATTTTATTTATGTCCGTCAGAAGGGACCATATGGCAATGGTACTCCAGTTTTGAATGCCAAACACATAATCGGAGATGAACCCTTTTTGGTTTTATGGGGCGATGAACTATTTGATGCCGAGCCATCACGCTCGAAGCAATTGTTAAAAGTGTGGGACAAATATCAAAAACCCGTGATTACAGGCATGGAGCCGAGAAGCAAAGAAGATGCTGAAAGTTATGGTGTTATATATGGCAAAACAGTTGAGGATGGGATTTGGGAGGTAAAGGGATTTGAAGAAAAACCGGGGGCCAAGAGAGTAAAAATGCCATTTTTGACTTCACCGTCCGGATATATTCTGACGCCAGACATTTTCCCAATTTTGGAAAAACAAAAGGCCGGTCGGGGTGGGGAAGTGTGGCTGGTAGATGCAATTAGAAAGTTGTCAGAGCAAAAGCCGGTTTATGCTTGTAGACTAAAAAATACAGTCTGGTGTGATACAGGCAACAAGCTGGAATATATAAAGACAATTATCCGTTTTGCCATGAAAAGGAAAGAATATAGTAGCGAATTAAGGAAATATATAAAGGAAATTTTAAATAACAAAAATTAA
- a CDS encoding extracellular solute-binding protein — MKSKLIFLFLIFVFLLSSGLGCKQGNIAAYNELSEPITLRYWRVFDGDDSFSDIINAYRQMHPNVNIEYRKLRYEEYEQALLEAWAEDRGPDVFSIHNTWVGKYKEKITPLPESIKLPYVTEADKRTGKMIKADYNQVRTLTPMDVKTKFADTVYQDVVREDKILGLPLSVDSLALFFNRALFDNAQITKQPQTWLEVKEMVKKLTIYDETGNITQSGIAMGSADNINRASDILALLMMQNGTQMVDEVRSRATFQESSPYISDKSFKPGVDALRFYTDFASPTKDVYNWSESMPEATEAFISGKVAMMLGYAYQLPLIKTQGARLNIGVAEAPHININGTDALGSKINMASYWIETVSKNTKYQNYAWDFLVFATSEGQAEKYLNKTKKPTALRSLVDKQINDYEIAPFARQVLTAKSWYRGRDPLSAEDIFRTMIKNVVSGKSEIEQAINFAAGSINQTF, encoded by the coding sequence ATGAAGTCAAAATTAATCTTTCTTTTTTTAATTTTTGTTTTTTTGTTATCTAGTGGGTTGGGTTGTAAGCAGGGCAATATCGCGGCTTATAATGAACTCTCTGAGCCGATTACACTTCGTTATTGGCGAGTATTTGATGGGGACGATAGCTTTTCCGACATCATAAATGCTTATCGGCAGATGCACCCAAATGTTAATATTGAGTACAGAAAGTTGCGCTATGAGGAATATGAGCAGGCACTACTCGAGGCCTGGGCCGAGGATAGGGGACCGGATGTTTTTTCTATTCACAATACTTGGGTGGGAAAATATAAAGAAAAAATTACGCCCCTACCAGAAAGTATAAAGTTGCCTTACGTGACAGAGGCCGACAAAAGAACAGGCAAGATGATAAAAGCCGACTATAACCAAGTGAGGACTTTGACGCCGATGGACGTGAAAACTAAGTTCGCTGACACTGTTTATCAAGATGTGGTCAGAGAAGATAAAATATTGGGATTGCCTCTGTCAGTGGATAGCTTGGCCTTGTTTTTTAATCGGGCATTATTTGATAATGCCCAGATAACCAAACAGCCACAAACTTGGCTTGAGGTAAAAGAAATGGTGAAAAAATTAACCATTTATGATGAAACTGGGAATATCACTCAGTCTGGTATTGCGATGGGATCAGCCGATAATATCAATCGGGCAAGTGATATATTGGCCCTTTTGATGATGCAAAATGGGACACAGATGGTTGACGAAGTGAGGAGTAGGGCAACTTTTCAGGAATCCAGTCCATATATCAGCGACAAAAGTTTTAAGCCCGGGGTAGATGCTCTGCGATTTTATACTGATTTTGCTTCACCAACAAAGGATGTTTATAATTGGAGCGAATCAATGCCAGAGGCTACGGAGGCTTTTATTTCTGGCAAGGTGGCGATGATGCTCGGCTATGCTTATCAGCTACCCTTGATCAAAACTCAAGGTGCGAGGTTGAATATCGGGGTGGCAGAGGCGCCTCATATAAATATAAATGGAACAGATGCTTTGGGTAGTAAAATTAATATGGCTAGTTATTGGATAGAGACAGTGTCCAAGAATACAAAATATCAAAATTATGCCTGGGATTTTTTGGTTTTTGCCACGAGCGAGGGGCAGGCAGAAAAATATTTAAATAAAACAAAAAAACCGACAGCGCTCCGCTCCTTGGTAGATAAGCAGATAAATGATTATGAGATAGCGCCTTTTGCCAGACAAGTTTTGACCGCTAAGTCCTGGTACCGAGGACGTGATCCCTTATCGGCTGAGGATATATTTAGGACGATGATAAAAAATGTAGTATCTGGTAAGAGCGAAATAGAACAAGCAATAAATTTTGCTGCCGGTAGTATAAATCAGACTTTTTGA